The following coding sequences lie in one Zingiber officinale cultivar Zhangliang chromosome 2B, Zo_v1.1, whole genome shotgun sequence genomic window:
- the LOC122048074 gene encoding uncharacterized protein LOC122048074, with translation MSYSSTPAPTKELWWCEFKRLFSWDPYFEMEVKRIFKKKCGDHIRHVLNHAKSTGKKPPFITTDNWVRICNFWQTDECKERSLRNKINQAYNSGDSRAIYAGGSINIEEHSRRLSRDLGKEPDFIDTFVLTFQKKDKTWSGDRARIIKERYDELSLSQRSSGDGDNIEGSEPSVTNNLDLWLEASGGVKGGRIIGMGSMSRIHNVPRRSLSSSTRPAVTTQIHSLTEEVDNLKDIISQRDQQILEIQKQNSQRDLDMIGFKLYSSWYW, from the exons ATGTCATACTCAAGCACTCCAGCACCCACAAAAGAACTCTGGTGGTGCGAGTTTAAG CGATTATTTAGTTGGGACCCTTATTTTGAGAtggaagttaaaagaattttcaaaaagaaatgtgGTGATCACATTCGGCATGTATTAAACCATGCCAAAAGTACTGGAAAAAAGCCTCCCTTTATCACGACGGACAATTGGGTTAGGATCTGCAATTTTTGGCAAACTGATGAGTGCAAAGAAAGGAGTTTgcggaataaaataaatcaagcttATAATTCTGGAGACTCACGTGCAATATATGCAGGAGGATCTATAAATATCGAGGAGCATTCACGTAGATTG TCTAGGGATTTGGGAAAAGAGCCCGATTTTATAGACACTTTCGTCCTCACTTTTCAAAAAAAAGACAAGACTTGGAGTGGAGATAGAGCTAGAATAATTAAG gaGAGATATGATGAGCTATCATTATCTCAAAGAAGTTCAGGTGATGGTGATAATATTGAGGGATCTGAGCCGTCTGTTActaataatttagatttatggttagaggccagtggGGGAGTCAAAGGGGGAAGGATAATAGGTATGGGTTCTATGAGTAGAATCCATAATGTTCCTCGAAGATCTTTATCTTCTTCTACCCGACCCGCAGTAACGACACAGATTCATAGCTTAACTGAAGAGGTTGACAATTTGAAAGACATAATATCTCAAAGGGATCagcaaattttagaaattcaaaaacaaaattcACAAAGAGATCTAGATATG atcgggttcaAGCTATATTCCTCCTGGTATTGGTGA
- the LOC122048075 gene encoding uncharacterized protein LOC122048075 — protein MPTLEFDRFCDQEFAPWFKSYVYDNQAHLEHQMLFHLSWGPKAMVRTWPAYFINGYNFHTQEYGKGKTTMNSGVCVQSSNDGGVSTDFYGLLDEIIEIEYPGPEMRVILFMCRWFDPIRGMKVHPCYNLVEINHKRLYKRYEPFVLAQQAIQVFYASYPSLKRDKMDWWAVCKTKARKKIEEHWEDIAYQQEEVVNTFQTEEYIIPTLRDPS, from the exons ATGCCAACACTAGAGTTTGATCGTTTCTGCGATCAAGAATTTGCACcttggttcaaatcatat GTTTATGATAATCAAGCTCATCTCGAACATCAAATGTTATTTCATCTATCTTGGGGTCCAAAAGCAATggtacgcacttggccagcatattttataaatggatataattttcatactcaagaatatggaaAAGGGAAGACTACAATGAATAGTGGGGTATGTGTTCAGTCATCCAATGATGGAGGTGTAAGCACTGATTTTTATGGTCtactggatgaaattatagagataGAATACCCTGGTCCAGAAATGCGAGTTATcttatttatgtgtcgctggtttgatcctatcagagggatgaaggtgcatccatgttataatttggttgaaataaatcataaaagattatataagagatatgaaccttTTGTTTTGGCACAACAAGCGATTCAAGTGTTTTATGCTTCATACCCTAGCTTGAAACGTGATAAAATGGAttggtgggctgtttgtaaaactaaagcacggaaaaaaatagaggaacattgggaagacattgcatatcaacaagaggaggTTGTAAATACATTTCAGaccgaggaatatattattccaacattACGAGATCCCA GTTGA